The proteins below come from a single Pirellulales bacterium genomic window:
- a CDS encoding LysM peptidoglycan-binding domain-containing protein produces MDRRKKIILAAVVLALGVALALQYRKIEQVKSHSSPGSTWREAVQPTVSNPTTSNAAPGAGQQPAATTAFDGRIEAAPGSSNSQENESTHSSSLAPTVAPPDSMVDLDAPEQTHKIVDGDTLQNLAQRYLGRADRYLELYEYNRDVLRSPEVLPIGAELRIPSKVALPAAGDTSLLPSAPATPIAPLVPLPAAPTAAGKTASAVAAQRASQRTYTVQPGDNLVDLARRFYGDGRRYESLYEANRRVMHNPTDLRPGMVLVVP; encoded by the coding sequence GTGGACCGTCGCAAAAAGATCATTCTGGCTGCTGTGGTGTTGGCGCTGGGCGTTGCGTTGGCGCTGCAGTATCGCAAGATCGAACAGGTCAAGTCGCATTCCTCGCCGGGTTCAACATGGCGCGAAGCGGTGCAGCCAACGGTAAGCAACCCTACTACGAGCAACGCTGCGCCCGGTGCGGGCCAACAGCCAGCGGCAACCACAGCTTTTGATGGCCGCATTGAGGCAGCGCCTGGAAGCTCGAACAGCCAGGAGAATGAGTCAACGCACTCATCATCCCTGGCTCCTACTGTCGCCCCGCCAGACTCAATGGTGGATTTAGATGCTCCAGAGCAAACACACAAAATTGTAGACGGTGACACGCTGCAAAACCTGGCGCAGCGCTATTTGGGCCGTGCCGATCGGTACCTGGAGTTGTACGAATACAACCGGGACGTGCTCCGTAGTCCGGAGGTGTTGCCCATTGGCGCAGAATTGCGGATTCCTTCGAAGGTGGCGCTACCAGCCGCCGGCGATACCAGTTTGCTGCCATCGGCTCCGGCGACGCCGATCGCTCCGCTGGTGCCGTTGCCCGCGGCACCAACTGCCGCCGGCAAAACGGCTTCGGCTGTAGCTGCCCAACGCGCTAGCCAGCGCACCTACACGGTGCAGCCGGGGGACAACCTAGTGGATTTGGCGCGTCGATTTTACGGCGACGGCCGACGTTATGAATCGCTCTATGAAGCGAATCGCCGCGTGATGCACAATCCAACGGATTTACGGCCCGGCATGGTGCTGGTCGTGCCGTGA